CTCAGGAGCCGGAATCTTCGTCTTCGCCGTGGTCCTCGCCGTTGTCACCGTGAGGATTCACGAGATCGCGCAGCTCCTTGCTGGGCTTGAAGTAGGGCACCTTCTTGGCCGGTACATCCACCTTGGCGCCGGTCTTGGGATTGCGGCCTACGCGCGGGTTGCGCTGGCGCACGCGGAAGCTGCCAAAGCCGCGAATCTCGATCTTGT
The DNA window shown above is from Acidobacterium capsulatum ATCC 51196 and carries:
- a CDS encoding integration host factor subunit beta yields the protein MTKADLVEELTKSGELTRRDGEVIVDTIFDSVIAALKSGDKIEIRGFGSFRVRQRNPRVGRNPKTGAKVDVPAKKVPYFKPSKELRDLVNPHGDNGEDHGEDEDSGS